From Toxorhynchites rutilus septentrionalis strain SRP chromosome 2, ASM2978413v1, whole genome shotgun sequence, a single genomic window includes:
- the LOC129767733 gene encoding uncharacterized protein LOC129767733, which produces MQLIHHKCNNPTTQPNYPSQRELQFRTRSIIQNAPQKNCRINTANAKYFLEKALFNLTTSKPLLESRIKSSRNSGSQRGELQLVVLMWFLCLLGLLSDESHGGGAIIGSLGEQAPRCRISTSERRIRKRPTFLQKVI; this is translated from the exons ATGCAACTGATCCACCACAAATGCAACAACCCAACAACCCAACCCAACTATCCATCCCAACGTGAGCTGCAGTTCCGTACCCGATCCATAATTCAGAACGCTCCGCAAAAAAACTGCAGGATCAAC actGCAAACGCTaaatattttctggaaaagGCGTTGTTTAACCTCACCACCAGCAAGC CTTTGCTCGAGTCTCGTATCAAGTCATCTAGAAACAGCGGCAGCCAAAGAGGAGAGCTGCAGCTGGTCGTTCTAATGTGGTTCCTCTGTCTGTTAGGTCTGCTCAGTGATGAAAGCCACGGTGGTGGAGCCATAATAGGTTCGCTTGGGGAGCAGGCACCCCGCTGCAGGATCAGCACGAGCGAAAGAAGAATTCGAAAAA GGCCAACATTTCTCCAGAAGGTGATTTGA